A single region of the Austwickia chelonae genome encodes:
- the folE gene encoding GTP cyclohydrolase I FolE: MASARPGDIERPDRSSRVDLGRAEAAVRELLLALGEDPERDGLQDTPGRVARAYAEMFSGVQQDPAEILERRFDIDHDEMVMVHDIEVFSTCEHHLLPFHGVAHVGYIPAQDGQVTGLSKLARLVDCFARRPQVQERLTTQVADALVTHLEARGVIVVVEAEHLCMSMRGARKPGARTTTSAVRGMLRNPATRAEAMGLILRGRG; the protein is encoded by the coding sequence GTGGCCTCGGCACGGCCCGGCGACATCGAGCGACCTGACCGGTCGTCTCGGGTTGACCTGGGCCGTGCCGAGGCCGCTGTCCGGGAACTTCTGTTGGCCTTGGGTGAAGATCCAGAGCGGGACGGTCTGCAGGACACTCCTGGTCGAGTGGCTCGCGCCTATGCGGAGATGTTCTCCGGGGTGCAGCAGGATCCGGCCGAGATTCTCGAACGTCGTTTCGACATCGACCATGACGAGATGGTCATGGTGCATGACATCGAGGTGTTCAGCACCTGTGAGCATCACTTGTTGCCTTTTCACGGGGTGGCGCACGTCGGTTACATCCCGGCACAGGACGGGCAGGTCACCGGGTTGAGCAAGTTGGCTCGTCTGGTCGACTGTTTCGCGAGGCGTCCTCAGGTACAGGAACGGCTGACCACCCAGGTGGCCGACGCTTTGGTGACTCATCTGGAAGCGCGCGGAGTGATCGTCGTGGTGGAGGCGGAACACCTGTGCATGTCGATGCGTGGCGCGCGGAAGCCGGGCGCCCGGACGACGACTTCGGCTGTTCGAGGGATGTTGCGGAACCCGGCGACCCGGGCTGAGGCGATGGGTCTGATCCTGCGGGGACGTGGATGA
- a CDS encoding DUF3180 domain-containing protein: protein MVISGPGGRPPGHGSDGGLPARTVWWAFMLTLGVGYLLQGYLNDHWGRMPFPGWPGAVMLAAVCTGLVFGGLPVRRWQSGRRKRRLDPIFAFRVLIMARAAALAGGVVAGWYLAHAAVLLPDVGSATVRDGVWRCLAYVFTGGALTFCGFMVQSWCRLDPTEDLHESDEDDVDPR from the coding sequence GTGGTGATCTCGGGTCCAGGTGGCCGACCACCTGGCCACGGATCGGACGGCGGGTTGCCTGCGCGCACGGTGTGGTGGGCGTTCATGCTCACGCTGGGGGTGGGTTATCTCCTCCAGGGCTATCTGAACGATCACTGGGGCCGGATGCCTTTCCCCGGATGGCCCGGCGCGGTCATGTTGGCGGCGGTGTGCACCGGGCTGGTCTTCGGGGGGTTGCCGGTCCGGCGGTGGCAGTCGGGCCGTCGGAAGCGCAGGCTCGACCCCATCTTTGCTTTCCGGGTGTTGATCATGGCGAGGGCTGCAGCACTGGCCGGCGGTGTGGTGGCCGGTTGGTACCTGGCCCATGCCGCCGTTCTTCTGCCCGATGTAGGGTCAGCTACCGTCCGTGACGGCGTATGGCGTTGTCTGGCTTACGTCTTCACCGGTGGCGCGTTGACCTTCTGCGGTTTCATGGTGCAGTCCTGGTGTCGTCTCGACCCTACTGAAGACCTCCACGAGTCGGACGAGGACGACGTCGACCCTCGGTGA
- the folP gene encoding dihydropteroate synthase, producing the protein MSGPGSLPASPGKGSASTLVMGIVNVTPDSFSDGGRWFDHGAAVAHGVKLLEEGAHLLDIGGESTRPGSQRPDEEEELRRVLPVVRELTAAGAVVSVDTMRARVAQASLAAGATYINDVSGGLADPDILGVVADHGCPYILMHWRGHGSVMQSRASYADVVAEVHAELATRIEAAVAVGVDERKLILDPGLGFAKTAEHNWRLLAELAGFSALGLPLLVGASRKRFLGTLPPGDDEEPTAPGQRDAATCAVSVLSAQAGAWAVRVHDVRSSVAAVAVVDAVRRYHGGGSLGEGRHGQ; encoded by the coding sequence ATGAGCGGGCCTGGGAGTCTTCCTGCCTCACCGGGAAAGGGGTCTGCCTCGACCTTGGTGATGGGCATCGTGAATGTCACGCCGGATTCGTTCAGCGACGGCGGACGCTGGTTCGACCACGGCGCTGCCGTCGCTCACGGCGTGAAGCTTCTCGAGGAGGGCGCCCACCTTCTGGACATTGGTGGTGAATCGACTCGTCCAGGATCGCAGCGCCCCGATGAGGAGGAGGAGCTTCGCAGGGTTCTTCCGGTGGTGCGGGAGCTGACGGCAGCTGGCGCGGTGGTCTCGGTGGACACGATGCGGGCCCGGGTGGCTCAGGCCTCTCTGGCGGCGGGGGCCACGTATATCAACGATGTCAGCGGGGGGCTGGCCGATCCGGACATCCTGGGGGTCGTGGCAGACCATGGCTGCCCGTACATCTTGATGCATTGGCGGGGCCATGGCTCGGTGATGCAGAGCCGGGCGTCCTATGCGGACGTGGTGGCTGAAGTCCACGCGGAGCTGGCGACGAGGATCGAGGCAGCGGTGGCCGTCGGGGTCGACGAGCGCAAGCTGATCTTGGATCCAGGCTTGGGTTTCGCCAAAACCGCTGAGCACAACTGGCGTCTGCTGGCAGAGCTGGCCGGGTTCTCCGCCTTGGGTCTCCCGCTGTTGGTCGGCGCCTCTCGCAAACGTTTCCTGGGCACACTCCCGCCGGGGGACGACGAGGAACCGACAGCACCTGGGCAGCGGGATGCCGCGACCTGCGCGGTGAGTGTCCTGTCCGCTCAGGCCGGGGCTTGGGCCGTGCGGGTCCATGATGTGCGCTCGTCGGTCGCGGCGGTGGCTGTGGTGGACGCAGTACGGAGGTATCACGGTGGCGGGTCCCTGGGGGAGGGGCGCCATGGCCAGTGA
- the folK gene encoding 2-amino-4-hydroxy-6-hydroxymethyldihydropteridine diphosphokinase: MASDLITVSGLRVEACHGVFPEEKVRPRPFVVDIELEVDLSRAGVSDDLADTVSYAEIAHRAVAVVRGRPVDLIEHLAEQIATVCLDEPSVEAVRVEVHKPEAPVGLPFEDVSVRVHRERSATVVVALGSNLSLPAMRLADAVRRIGALDGVDLMTLSPVVETDAVGGPEGQPAYLNAVLLLRTRLAPHTLLARLHEVEAVHGRVRDVRWGPRTLDLDLIDYADPVRGGSRRSDDPQLTLPHPRAFERAFVVVPWLLADPTRDEAYQVWAELSGVAGLEGARPVAGDLGVRSGPEWPAFVAALVAVSSW; encoded by the coding sequence ATGGCCAGTGATCTGATCACGGTGTCCGGGCTGAGGGTCGAGGCCTGCCACGGGGTCTTCCCCGAAGAGAAGGTTCGACCGCGGCCTTTCGTCGTCGATATCGAGCTGGAGGTCGACCTTTCACGGGCCGGGGTCTCCGACGACCTGGCAGACACGGTGAGCTATGCCGAGATCGCTCATCGGGCGGTGGCGGTGGTGCGGGGGAGACCGGTCGACCTGATCGAGCACTTGGCCGAGCAGATCGCCACGGTCTGTCTGGACGAACCGTCCGTGGAGGCGGTCAGGGTCGAGGTGCACAAGCCTGAGGCACCGGTCGGGCTCCCCTTCGAGGACGTCTCGGTGCGGGTGCACCGGGAGCGGTCGGCCACGGTAGTGGTTGCTCTGGGTTCGAATCTGTCCCTTCCAGCGATGCGTCTGGCTGATGCGGTCCGCAGAATCGGGGCACTCGACGGCGTCGATCTGATGACGCTCAGCCCTGTGGTGGAGACCGACGCGGTGGGTGGGCCGGAAGGGCAGCCGGCCTATCTGAACGCGGTTCTGCTGCTCCGGACCAGGCTGGCTCCACATACCTTGTTGGCTCGGCTGCACGAGGTGGAAGCGGTGCACGGGCGTGTCCGGGACGTACGTTGGGGGCCGCGGACCTTGGACCTCGATCTCATCGACTATGCCGATCCTGTTCGTGGTGGGTCCAGAAGGTCGGACGACCCGCAGCTGACTTTGCCCCATCCTCGGGCCTTCGAACGAGCTTTCGTGGTGGTGCCCTGGTTGCTGGCCGATCCGACCAGGGACGAGGCGTATCAGGTCTGGGCGGAGCTGTCCGGGGTGGCGGGGCTGGAGGGTGCGCGTCCGGTGGCTGGTGACTTGGGAGTCAGGTCGGGGCCGGAGTGGCCGGCTTTTGTCGCAGCGCTGGTGGCGGTGTCCTCGTGGTGA